The following proteins are encoded in a genomic region of Microcoleus sp. FACHB-68:
- the thiS gene encoding sulfur carrier protein ThiS — MTSDTRQISLQVNGEIRTCSPQISLPALLEQMGMNPRLVAVEYNGEILHRQFWENTQMQEGDRLEIVTIVGGG; from the coding sequence ATGACGAGTGACACCAGACAAATTAGCCTACAAGTGAATGGGGAAATTCGCACTTGCTCACCCCAAATATCTCTGCCGGCACTGTTGGAGCAAATGGGGATGAACCCGCGTTTAGTGGCGGTGGAGTATAACGGCGAAATTTTACACCGGCAGTTTTGGGAAAACACACAAATGCAGGAAGGAGATCGCCTGGAAATTGTCACGATTGTTGGGGGCGGTTAG
- a CDS encoding thiamine phosphate synthase has protein sequence MGDRHSLSEKPQGFVSLGGQPALCRILDANLDRAREGLRIVEEWCRFGINSAQLAGECKHLRQELASWHTPELRSARDTPGDLGTELSHPQEEQRSSIQQLLQANFCRVEEALRVIEEYGKLYHPDMGATFKQMRYRVYTLESSLLAYHRLQLLLRTHLYLVTSPSEHLFPVVEAALQGGLTLVQYRDKNADDGERLRNAQKLCKLCRRYGALFLVNDRVDLALAVEADGVHLGQQDVPIALARQMLGPQRLIGRSTTNPEEMQRAIQEGADYIGVGPVYETPTKAGKAAAGFDYIRYATNHSPIPWFAIGGIDMNNLNDVLNAGADRVAVVRAIMQAEQPTLVTQYFISQLTRLQTMRALKSAEG, from the coding sequence ATGGGCGATCGACATAGCTTGAGTGAAAAGCCGCAAGGCTTTGTGTCCCTAGGGGGTCAGCCGGCCCTCTGCCGCATTTTAGATGCAAACTTAGATCGCGCTCGCGAAGGGTTGAGAATTGTTGAAGAATGGTGCCGGTTCGGTATTAATAGTGCCCAACTTGCTGGGGAGTGCAAACATTTGCGCCAAGAATTGGCAAGCTGGCACACGCCGGAGTTGCGATCAGCAAGAGACACTCCAGGCGATCTGGGAACCGAGTTAAGCCATCCTCAAGAAGAACAGCGATCTAGCATCCAGCAGTTGTTGCAAGCCAATTTTTGCCGTGTGGAAGAAGCCCTGCGGGTAATAGAAGAGTACGGCAAATTGTATCATCCGGATATGGGCGCGACTTTTAAGCAGATGCGCTATCGCGTTTACACCCTGGAAAGCAGCCTACTCGCTTATCACCGGCTTCAACTTCTACTGCGAACGCACCTTTATTTAGTGACTTCTCCTTCAGAACATCTGTTTCCAGTTGTGGAAGCGGCGCTGCAAGGGGGATTAACTTTGGTTCAATATCGAGATAAAAACGCTGACGACGGTGAACGCCTCAGAAATGCTCAAAAGCTGTGCAAGTTATGCCGGCGCTACGGTGCGCTTTTTCTGGTCAACGATCGTGTGGATTTGGCTTTAGCCGTTGAGGCAGATGGGGTTCATTTAGGACAGCAAGATGTGCCAATCGCCCTAGCGCGGCAAATGCTTGGCCCTCAACGCTTAATCGGTCGTTCTACTACGAATCCAGAGGAAATGCAACGAGCGATACAGGAAGGCGCGGATTATATTGGGGTCGGGCCGGTTTATGAAACGCCAACTAAAGCTGGGAAAGCGGCTGCCGGCTTCGATTACATCCGCTACGCCACCAATCACTCACCGATTCCCTGGTTTGCCATTGGGGGAATTGATATGAATAATCTCAATGATGTGCTCAATGCCGGTGCTGATCGCGTTGCAGTGGTACGTGCGATTATGCAAGCCGAACAACCAACCCTGGTGACTCAGTATTTTATCTCCCAATTAACTCGCCTGCAAACGATGCGAGCTTTAAAAAGTGCGGAGGGATAA
- a CDS encoding ABC transporter permease: MTETVSHELEEIPVDMVQSKPKFQVSWQVVFSLVMFVFMYLPIVVLTVYSVNQSPYSAGWKGFTWDWYLKLFSDKRILTALQNSLTVAFSAVVISAIFGTLLAVGLARYRFPGKNLFLGISYLPLIIPDIAIAVATLVFLAALQFRLSLWTIVAAHVVFCLAYIALVVSTRLADLNPHLEEAALDLGATPAEAFIKVLLPQLMPGIISGCLLAFVLSMDDFLIASFTSGTGATTLPMEIFSRIRTGVKPDINALSVILILGSGTIGFIGQYLSNQGEQKKR; this comes from the coding sequence ATGACAGAAACGGTGAGCCATGAACTGGAGGAGATACCCGTAGATATGGTGCAATCTAAACCTAAATTTCAGGTTTCTTGGCAGGTTGTTTTTTCCCTGGTAATGTTTGTTTTCATGTATCTGCCAATTGTGGTTCTGACTGTTTATAGCGTTAACCAGTCTCCCTACAGTGCCGGCTGGAAAGGATTTACCTGGGATTGGTATCTCAAACTCTTTAGTGACAAACGAATTTTAACGGCGCTGCAAAATAGTTTGACGGTGGCTTTCAGCGCGGTTGTCATCTCAGCAATATTCGGCACCCTGCTGGCGGTGGGTTTGGCTCGTTATCGATTTCCTGGTAAAAACTTATTTCTAGGAATCTCTTACCTACCATTAATTATCCCAGATATTGCGATTGCGGTGGCTACTTTGGTATTTCTAGCAGCACTGCAATTTCGTTTAAGTTTGTGGACGATTGTAGCAGCTCATGTTGTGTTTTGCTTGGCTTATATTGCTCTTGTTGTTTCCACCCGGCTTGCAGATTTAAACCCACATTTAGAGGAAGCTGCCCTTGATTTAGGCGCGACGCCGGCAGAAGCGTTTATTAAAGTCCTATTACCTCAACTCATGCCAGGAATTATCTCTGGTTGTCTCTTGGCATTTGTCCTCAGCATGGACGACTTTTTAATTGCTAGTTTCACTTCCGGTACAGGTGCAACAACGCTGCCAATGGAAATCTTTAGTCGCATTAGAACCGGCGTTAAACCCGATATTAATGCCCTGAGTGTGATTCTAATTCTGGGATCAGGAACGATTGGATTTATCGGTCAGTATTTAAGCAATCAAGGCGAACAAAAGAAACGCTAA
- a CDS encoding DUF1517 domain-containing protein — protein sequence MRNKLLSLIKPFVKSLLVIGLVITLAFSHADGALAARTGGRIGGGSFSAPSRTFSSPRTYAPPGGGYYPRGGGYYPGGGGFGFPFLLPFWGVGGGFGGIFTILIFIAIANFLVQSFRRAGTSVEELEYNNPTVSVARVQVGLLAEARSLQGELDELAERADTGTAAGRAQVLQEASLALLRHPEYLFYGAAESQQARLESAEAKFNQLSLTERSKFTAETLSNVNNQLRGSEAQNYLPADQRGGELANTEGPGEYIVVSIIVATQGKLQLPAINSSDDLRQALRQIGGISSEQLLAVEILWTPQAAGDTLTSDDIMAEYSNLRLV from the coding sequence ATGCGTAACAAACTGCTTTCGTTAATCAAACCCTTTGTAAAATCCCTGCTGGTGATCGGGCTGGTGATTACCTTAGCCTTCTCTCATGCGGATGGAGCCTTGGCAGCCCGCACCGGCGGACGGATTGGCGGTGGCTCATTTAGTGCCCCCAGTCGCACCTTCTCGTCTCCGCGCACCTACGCACCACCAGGCGGCGGATACTACCCAAGAGGCGGCGGATATTACCCCGGTGGCGGTGGATTTGGCTTTCCCTTCCTGCTTCCCTTCTGGGGCGTCGGCGGTGGATTTGGGGGGATCTTTACGATCTTGATTTTTATCGCAATTGCGAACTTCTTGGTACAAAGCTTCCGTCGCGCCGGCACTTCAGTCGAAGAGCTCGAATACAACAACCCCACGGTTTCTGTGGCGCGAGTGCAAGTGGGACTGCTGGCTGAAGCACGTTCTCTGCAAGGTGAACTAGACGAACTGGCTGAAAGAGCAGACACCGGCACAGCTGCCGGTCGGGCACAAGTTTTGCAAGAAGCCTCCCTCGCTTTATTGCGTCATCCTGAATACTTGTTCTATGGCGCAGCCGAATCGCAGCAAGCTCGCTTAGAATCAGCAGAAGCTAAATTCAACCAACTGTCTTTGACAGAACGCAGCAAATTCACTGCAGAAACTCTTTCCAACGTCAATAACCAACTGCGCGGATCGGAGGCTCAAAACTATCTGCCGGCTGATCAACGCGGTGGAGAATTGGCGAACACGGAAGGGCCGGGAGAATACATTGTCGTCTCGATTATCGTTGCTACCCAAGGCAAACTACAACTGCCGGCGATCAATAGTTCAGACGATTTACGTCAAGCACTGCGTCAAATTGGCGGCATCTCCAGCGAACAACTGTTGGCAGTAGAAATTCTCTGGACACCTCAAGCTGCCGGTGACACCTTAACCTCAGATGACATCATGGCTGAGTATTCTAACCTGAGACTGGTGTAG